One Rhodoferax sp. GW822-FHT02A01 genomic window, CCGCTGATCCCCAATGACCCGCTGGTATGGCGCAAGGACCTGGACGCAGGCGTCAAGGCCAAGGTCAAGGGCTTTCTGCTGAGCTATGGCAAGACCGACGCCGACAAGGCCGTGCTGAAGAACATCTACAACTACAGCGGCTTCAAGGAATCGACCAACGAGCAACTGGTTCCCATCCGCCAACTGGAGCTGTTCAAGGACCGCACCAAGGTGGAAAACGACGCGCAGTACAGCGCCGAAGAAAAGACCAAGCTCTTGGCCGAGATCGACAAGAAGCTGGCCGCGCTGGGCAAGTAAGACGGGTTGCCTTCGCCTAGCTCATGACTGCTTCCACAGCTGCTTCTCCCAAACTCCAGACGCTGCTGAACCAGGCCGCGTCCAGCCGTTCGGGCTGGCAGACCCAACTGGGCTGGCTGGTGGTGCTGGCCGTGCTGGTGTGGTCCTGGCGTGGCGCCGAAATGCGCCCGCTGGACCTGCTGCGCGACGCGGGCAACATGGGCACCTTTGCGCGGGAGTTCTTCCCACCCAATTTCCACGACTGGCGCATCTATCTGCAAGAGATGCTGGTTACCCTGCACATTGCCGTGTGGGGAACCGTGCTGGCCATCATCGCGGCCGTGCCATTGGGCCTGCTGAGCGCGCACAACGTGTCGCCGCCCTGGGTGTACCAGCCCGTGCGCCGCATCATGGACGCGTGCCGAGCCATCAACGAAATGGTGTTTGCCATGCTCTTCATCGTGGCCGTGGGCCTGGGGCCATTTGCGGGTGTGCTGGCGCTGTTCGTACACACGGCAGGTACGTTGGGCAAGCTGTTTTCCGAGGCGGTGGAGGCCATAGACCCGCGCCCTGTGGAAGGCATACGCGCCACCGGCGCGCATAAGCTGGCCGAGCTGGCCTACGGTGTCATCCCGCAGGTGATGCCGCTGTGGCTGTCGTATTCGCTGTACCGCTTCGAGTCCAATGTGCGTTCGGCTTCCGTGGTCGGCATGGTGGGGGCGGGTGGCATTGGCGTGGTGCTGTATGAGGTGATCCGCAGCTTCCAGTACGCGCAGACCTGCGCCGTGCTGCTGATGCTGGTGGTCACGGTGACACTGATCGACGTGTTCTCCGCATGGCTGCGCAACCGTTTCATCTAGGCTGGTACAACCCCGTGCGCGTGCACTGGGGCGTGGACTGTTTTCAGACGCTGCAGGCCAGCGGCCCGGTGGTAGTGCTGGCTGACCGCGCGGCGCTCAGCTATGAGAACGAGACCCTGCTGGTCGAGCGCCTGGGCGCGCACTGCAAGGGCTGGAGCTGGTTCATGGGCGGACTGGCTTCTGTGGCGCAGGCGCAGGCGCTGTGCGAGTCGCTCTGGCCAGTGATGACCGAATACCTCGAAGCTACCGTGGTCGCCATAGGCGGCGGCTCCACGCTGGACCTGGCCAAGGTGTTGCGCTTTCGCATGCGCAACGTGGCAGACGCTGCGCAATGCTGGCGGGCCAACCGCGTGCCCGAAGATGTTGTGCGCCATCCGTTGGTGCTGGTGACCACCACGGCTGGCACCGGCAGCGAAGTGACCCGCTGGGCCACGGTATGGGATACCGAGGTGCCGGAGCCCGCCAAGCTGTCATGGTCCCCGGCCGACGGATTTGCCGAGCATGCCTATGTGGACCCGGCCCTGACGCTGAGCTGCCCGGTGCGCCAGACGCGCGACTGCGCGCTCGATACCCTGGCCCATGCGCTGGAGTCGCTCTGGAATCGCCACGCCACACCGCTGAGCGAAGCGTTGGCGGTGGACGCGGCTCAGCTGGTGCTGCACACCTTGCCCACGCTTCTGGCGCAGCCGCGTGACCTGGATGCGCGCACGGCCATGGCGCGCGCCAGCCTGCTGGCCGGCATGGCCATGTCGCAAACCCAGACAGCGCTGGCGCATGCGCTGTCTTACGAATTGACACTGCAGGAAGGCATGCCGCATGGCGAGGCCTGCGCCATCTGGCTGCCCATGGTGTGGGAACTGGCGCTGCATTGCACACCGCAATGCGATGTGGCCTTGGGACGCGTGTGGGGCGGTGCAGCGCAGGACGGAGCCGCGCAATTGCATCGCTGGCTGCAGAGCCTGGAGGTGCAGCCGCGTGACCTGCGCGAAAGTGCCTCTGGTCTTGCCGTGCTGAACACAGAAATGCGGTCCGCCCGCGGAAGGAATTTCATTGCAAGCAACTGAAGTCTCGGACAACGCGTCTGATCTGGTCGTTGTGGGTGCCGGCATTGTGGGACTGGCCTGCGCTTTGGTCGCTGTGGAGCAGGGGCTGCAGGTGCAGGTGGTAGACCGTGAACCGGTGTGCACCGGTGCGTCCATTCGCAACTTCGGCTTTGTCACGGTGACCGGCCAGGCCATAGGCGCTACCTGGCAACGCGCCCGCCGCTCCCGCGATATCTGGGCCCATGTGGCGCAACAGGCGGGCATCCATGTGGAGCATGCCGGGCTGTACGTGCTGGCGCAGCGTGCGGAAGCAGAGGGCGTGTTGCAGGAGCTGCTGCAGACGCCGGAAGGCATTGCGCTGGAATGGTTGGCGCCTGACACCTTGCGCCAACGTGCCCCCCACCTGGCACACGCCCATATGCGCGGCGCACTCTATAGCCCGCACGAACTGCGCATCGAGCCACGTGTGGCGGTGGAGAAGCTGCGGCTGTATCTGGCGTCAAAAGGCGTACGTTTCCATATGGGGCAGGCAGTGCGGCAGGTGGAATCCGGGCGTGTGCTTTTGAACGAAGACGAGCTGCGGGGCGAGCGCATCGTGGTCTGCCCAGGCCCGGATATCCGCACCCTGTTTCCGCAGGCTTTTGCCCGCCACCAAACCCAGCTGTGCCAGCTGCAGATGCTGCGCATACGGCCGCCTGAGGGCTATCGACTGGGAGCTGGTGTGATGAGTGATCTGAGCCTGGGGCGCTACCGCGGCTACAGCGAGCTGCCCGGAGCCCAGCGCCTGGCGGACCGGCTGCAGCAGGAGATGCCGCAGACCCTGCACCATGGCATTCACCTCATCGTGGTGCAAAGTGCCGATGGTAGCCTGGTGGTGGGCGACTCGCACCAGTACGGCATGTCACTGCCGCCCTTTGCGCCAGCCGAAGCTGAGGAACTGATTTTGTTTGAGATGCAGCGCCTGCTGTGCCTGGGCCACTACCGGGTGGAAGGGCGCTGGACCGGTGTCTACCCAAGTGGCGCGCAGGACGCATTTGTAGAAACCGTGTTGCCCGGCGTGCAGGTTCTGAGTGTGACCAGCGGCACCGGCATGAGCACGGCGTTTGCGCTGGCAGAAGAATGCCTTCAAGGCGAAAGGATGGCGGTATGACGATACAGGCAGTGGTCTTTGATTGGGCCGGAACGATTGTGGACTTTGGCAGCCTGGCACCCATGGGCGCCTTTGTGCGCCTATTTGCCAACCATGGTGTGACCATCAGCATCGCGCAGGCGCGTGTGCCCATGGGCTTGCCCAAGCTGGCCCACATCGAGGCGCTGGGCGCCATGCCCGAGATTGCGGAGCAGTGGCAGCAGGCCAAGGGCCACGCCTTTACCGCGCAGGACGCCGCGGCGTTGTTGCAGGAGTTCGAACCCATGAGCGCAGCCAGTGCCATGGAGCACAGCGACTTCATCCCTGGCTTTCTGGACACCTATGCGATGCTCAAGGAGCGCGGCATTGCTGTGGCTACCACCACCGGCTATACGCGCAAGATCGTGACGCTGTTGATCGACAAGGCAGCGCGCGCCGGGTTTCTGCCAGCACGCGTGATCTGCTGCGACGACGTGGCACAAAGCCGCCCCAGTCCGCTAGGCATGCAGGAGTGCATGCAGACCCTGGATCTGGTGGGGCAGGGCGCCAGTGTGATCAAGGTGGATGACACGGTGCCCGGTCTGCAGGAAGGCCTGAACGCCGGTTGCTGGACCGTGGGCGTGGCTGCCAGCGGCAACGCGCTGGGCTGGAGTTGGGAGGAGTGGGTGCAGGCCAGCGAAGATGAACGCGATTTCGCGCTGTTGGACTCCTACCGCACGCTGCGCGAGGCAGGCGCCCACGAGGTGATCCACAGCGTGGCGGACCTGCACGAGGCGCTGGCTGCCATCGAGACACGCATAGCGCGCGGTGAACGGCCTACCTGATCTTGAGTGATTTGCTGATCGGCTCTTCAAGTGGAGCGGTCAGCCGCGGCGCGCCTTCTCGATCGCAGCGATGTCTATCTTCTTCATTTGCATCATGGCCAGAAAGACACGCTTGGCAGCAGCCCGGTCAGGATCGGCCATGGCCTGTGTCAGTGCCCGCGGCGTGATCTGCCACGACAGGCCCCACTTGTCCTTGCACCAACCGCACACGCTCTCCTGCCCACCGTTCTGGACGATTGCATTCCAGAGCTGATCGGTTTCAGCCTGGTTGTCCGTCGCGACCTGAAAGGAAAAAGCTTCGCTGTGCTTGAAACCCGGCCCACCGTTCACACCCAGG contains:
- the phnE gene encoding phosphonate ABC transporter, permease protein PhnE: MTASTAASPKLQTLLNQAASSRSGWQTQLGWLVVLAVLVWSWRGAEMRPLDLLRDAGNMGTFAREFFPPNFHDWRIYLQEMLVTLHIAVWGTVLAIIAAVPLGLLSAHNVSPPWVYQPVRRIMDACRAINEMVFAMLFIVAVGLGPFAGVLALFVHTAGTLGKLFSEAVEAIDPRPVEGIRATGAHKLAELAYGVIPQVMPLWLSYSLYRFESNVRSASVVGMVGAGGIGVVLYEVIRSFQYAQTCAVLLMLVVTVTLIDVFSAWLRNRFI
- a CDS encoding iron-containing alcohol dehydrogenase, with the translated sequence MAAQPFHLGWYNPVRVHWGVDCFQTLQASGPVVVLADRAALSYENETLLVERLGAHCKGWSWFMGGLASVAQAQALCESLWPVMTEYLEATVVAIGGGSTLDLAKVLRFRMRNVADAAQCWRANRVPEDVVRHPLVLVTTTAGTGSEVTRWATVWDTEVPEPAKLSWSPADGFAEHAYVDPALTLSCPVRQTRDCALDTLAHALESLWNRHATPLSEALAVDAAQLVLHTLPTLLAQPRDLDARTAMARASLLAGMAMSQTQTALAHALSYELTLQEGMPHGEACAIWLPMVWELALHCTPQCDVALGRVWGGAAQDGAAQLHRWLQSLEVQPRDLRESASGLAVLNTEMRSARGRNFIASN
- a CDS encoding TIGR03364 family FAD-dependent oxidoreductase; this encodes MQATEVSDNASDLVVVGAGIVGLACALVAVEQGLQVQVVDREPVCTGASIRNFGFVTVTGQAIGATWQRARRSRDIWAHVAQQAGIHVEHAGLYVLAQRAEAEGVLQELLQTPEGIALEWLAPDTLRQRAPHLAHAHMRGALYSPHELRIEPRVAVEKLRLYLASKGVRFHMGQAVRQVESGRVLLNEDELRGERIVVCPGPDIRTLFPQAFARHQTQLCQLQMLRIRPPEGYRLGAGVMSDLSLGRYRGYSELPGAQRLADRLQQEMPQTLHHGIHLIVVQSADGSLVVGDSHQYGMSLPPFAPAEAEELILFEMQRLLCLGHYRVEGRWTGVYPSGAQDAFVETVLPGVQVLSVTSGTGMSTAFALAEECLQGERMAV
- the phnX gene encoding phosphonoacetaldehyde hydrolase; the protein is MTIQAVVFDWAGTIVDFGSLAPMGAFVRLFANHGVTISIAQARVPMGLPKLAHIEALGAMPEIAEQWQQAKGHAFTAQDAAALLQEFEPMSAASAMEHSDFIPGFLDTYAMLKERGIAVATTTGYTRKIVTLLIDKAARAGFLPARVICCDDVAQSRPSPLGMQECMQTLDLVGQGASVIKVDDTVPGLQEGLNAGCWTVGVAASGNALGWSWEEWVQASEDERDFALLDSYRTLREAGAHEVIHSVADLHEALAAIETRIARGERPT
- a CDS encoding VOC family protein, which encodes MTSKNTICLMYDGTALEAAQFYAKTFPDSSVGNVYHAPGDYPSGKQGDVLTVEFTVMGIACLGVNGGPGFKHSEAFSFQVATDNQAETDQLWNAIVQNGGQESVCGWCKDKWGLSWQITPRALTQAMADPDRAAAKRVFLAMMQMKKIDIAAIEKARRG